Proteins encoded together in one Cicer arietinum cultivar CDC Frontier isolate Library 1 chromosome 4, Cicar.CDCFrontier_v2.0, whole genome shotgun sequence window:
- the LOC101510796 gene encoding uncharacterized protein isoform X1, whose amino-acid sequence MDSTLIKSTFPIFTTNPFLLSKTSLTPLKVSIKPPPQDFNYKLEISEESRAAIAESYPELLDLADNGSLVLVQKKRFGPVPSWRTEFVEPDSIWLVGTTHVSKQSSMEVERVVKAVKPDNVVVELCRSRAGIMYADDGELDKQLRSTMFSLSGNGFFGAIGRSINLGGQTALALRLLLAGFSSKISSDINRPFGDEFRAARKMSEEVGAQIVLGDRPIEITLQRAWKALKWTEKLSLLIIVIRGITSSSDISTNKLELQKASSDDGTLQLYEQLSFSYPSLLAPLIHERDTYLAWSLKRSKAVNNCKRVVGVIGKGHMNGVIYSLLSDTGDLRFRDLVGKKSYDGGSSVWIDGLVKSLVRDTVIGILLWALYEFINGGT is encoded by the exons ATGGATTCCACCCTAATAAAATCAACCTTCCCAATTTTCACCACCAACCCATTCTTGCTTTCAAAAACATCTCTAACACCCTTAAAAGTTTCCATCAAACCCCCACCTCAAGACTTCAATTACAAGCTAGAGATTTCGGAAGAATCCAGAGCTGCCATAGCTGAATCTTACCCCGAGCTGCTTGATTTGGCTGACAATGGGAGCTTGGTTTTGGTTCAGAAGAAGAGGTTTGGTCCTGTTCCTTCTTGGAGAACTGAATTTGTTGAGCCTGATTCTATTTGGTTGGTTGGAACTACCCATGTTTCTAAACAATCGTCTATGGAGGTTGAGCGTGTTGTTAAGGCTGTGAAGCCAGATAATGTTGTTGTTGAGCTCTGCAGAAGCAG AGCTGGGATCATGTATGCTGATGATGGTGAGCTTGACAAACAATTACGTTCTACTATGTTTTCCTTAAGCGGGAATGGTTTTTTTGGAGCTATTGGTCGTAGCATAAACCTGG GTGGTCAAACTGCTTTAGCATTACGATTGCTTCTGGCCGGTTTTTCATCAAAGATCTCTTCAGATATTAATCGTCCTTTTGGCGACGAG TTCCGCGCTGCTCGAAAAATGTCAGAGGAAGTTGGTGCACAAATAGTTTTGGGAGATAGGCCAATTGAAATAACA CTTCAGAGAGCATGGAAGGCTTTGAAATGGACTGAGAAGTTGAGTTTATTGATCATAGTTATCCGTGGGATTACATCTTCATCAGACATTTCTACAAATAAGCTTGAG CTGCAGAAAGCAAGTTCAGATGATGGTACACTTCAGCTTTATGAGCAACTCAGTTTTTCATATCCATCCCTATTGGCACCTCTTATACATGAACGCGATACT TATCTTGCATGGTCTCTGAAGAGGAGCAAGGCTGTGAATAACTGTAAAAGGGTGGTAGGTGTAATTGGAAAAGGCCACATGAATGGTGTAATATATTCTCTGTTATCTGATACAGGGGATTTGAGGTTTCGAGACCTTGTAGGAAAAAAATCGTATGATGGGGGTTCTAGTGTCTGGATTGATGGGTTAGTCAAGAGTTTAGTGAGGGACACAGTGATTGGCATCCTCTTATGGGCCTTATATGAATTCATTAATGGTGGAACATAA
- the LOC101510796 gene encoding uncharacterized protein isoform X2, with product MDSTLIKSTFPIFTTNPFLLSKTSLTPLKVSIKPPPQDFNYKLEISEESRAAIAESYPELLDLADNGSLVLVQKKRFGPVPSWRTEFVEPDSIWLVGTTHVSKQSSMEVERVVKAVKPDNVVVELCRSRAGIMYADDGELDKQLRSTMFSLSGNGFFGAIGRSINLGGQTALALRLLLAGFSSKISSDINRPFGDEFRAARKMSEEVGAQIVLGDRPIEITLQRAWKALKWTEKLSLLIIVIRGITSSSDISTNKLEKASSDDGTLQLYEQLSFSYPSLLAPLIHERDTYLAWSLKRSKAVNNCKRVVGVIGKGHMNGVIYSLLSDTGDLRFRDLVGKKSYDGGSSVWIDGLVKSLVRDTVIGILLWALYEFINGGT from the exons ATGGATTCCACCCTAATAAAATCAACCTTCCCAATTTTCACCACCAACCCATTCTTGCTTTCAAAAACATCTCTAACACCCTTAAAAGTTTCCATCAAACCCCCACCTCAAGACTTCAATTACAAGCTAGAGATTTCGGAAGAATCCAGAGCTGCCATAGCTGAATCTTACCCCGAGCTGCTTGATTTGGCTGACAATGGGAGCTTGGTTTTGGTTCAGAAGAAGAGGTTTGGTCCTGTTCCTTCTTGGAGAACTGAATTTGTTGAGCCTGATTCTATTTGGTTGGTTGGAACTACCCATGTTTCTAAACAATCGTCTATGGAGGTTGAGCGTGTTGTTAAGGCTGTGAAGCCAGATAATGTTGTTGTTGAGCTCTGCAGAAGCAG AGCTGGGATCATGTATGCTGATGATGGTGAGCTTGACAAACAATTACGTTCTACTATGTTTTCCTTAAGCGGGAATGGTTTTTTTGGAGCTATTGGTCGTAGCATAAACCTGG GTGGTCAAACTGCTTTAGCATTACGATTGCTTCTGGCCGGTTTTTCATCAAAGATCTCTTCAGATATTAATCGTCCTTTTGGCGACGAG TTCCGCGCTGCTCGAAAAATGTCAGAGGAAGTTGGTGCACAAATAGTTTTGGGAGATAGGCCAATTGAAATAACA CTTCAGAGAGCATGGAAGGCTTTGAAATGGACTGAGAAGTTGAGTTTATTGATCATAGTTATCCGTGGGATTACATCTTCATCAGACATTTCTACAAATAAGCTTGAG AAAGCAAGTTCAGATGATGGTACACTTCAGCTTTATGAGCAACTCAGTTTTTCATATCCATCCCTATTGGCACCTCTTATACATGAACGCGATACT TATCTTGCATGGTCTCTGAAGAGGAGCAAGGCTGTGAATAACTGTAAAAGGGTGGTAGGTGTAATTGGAAAAGGCCACATGAATGGTGTAATATATTCTCTGTTATCTGATACAGGGGATTTGAGGTTTCGAGACCTTGTAGGAAAAAAATCGTATGATGGGGGTTCTAGTGTCTGGATTGATGGGTTAGTCAAGAGTTTAGTGAGGGACACAGTGATTGGCATCCTCTTATGGGCCTTATATGAATTCATTAATGGTGGAACATAA
- the LOC101510796 gene encoding uncharacterized protein isoform X3 — translation MLLLSSAEADFISRAGIMYADDGELDKQLRSTMFSLSGNGFFGAIGRSINLGGQTALALRLLLAGFSSKISSDINRPFGDEFRAARKMSEEVGAQIVLGDRPIEITLQRAWKALKWTEKLSLLIIVIRGITSSSDISTNKLELQKASSDDGTLQLYEQLSFSYPSLLAPLIHERDTYLAWSLKRSKAVNNCKRVVGVIGKGHMNGVIYSLLSDTGDLRFRDLVGKKSYDGGSSVWIDGLVKSLVRDTVIGILLWALYEFINGGT, via the exons ATGTTGTTGTTGAGCTCTGCAGAAGCAG ATTTCATTTCCAGAGCTGGGATCATGTATGCTGATGATGGTGAGCTTGACAAACAATTACGTTCTACTATGTTTTCCTTAAGCGGGAATGGTTTTTTTGGAGCTATTGGTCGTAGCATAAACCTGG GTGGTCAAACTGCTTTAGCATTACGATTGCTTCTGGCCGGTTTTTCATCAAAGATCTCTTCAGATATTAATCGTCCTTTTGGCGACGAG TTCCGCGCTGCTCGAAAAATGTCAGAGGAAGTTGGTGCACAAATAGTTTTGGGAGATAGGCCAATTGAAATAACA CTTCAGAGAGCATGGAAGGCTTTGAAATGGACTGAGAAGTTGAGTTTATTGATCATAGTTATCCGTGGGATTACATCTTCATCAGACATTTCTACAAATAAGCTTGAG CTGCAGAAAGCAAGTTCAGATGATGGTACACTTCAGCTTTATGAGCAACTCAGTTTTTCATATCCATCCCTATTGGCACCTCTTATACATGAACGCGATACT TATCTTGCATGGTCTCTGAAGAGGAGCAAGGCTGTGAATAACTGTAAAAGGGTGGTAGGTGTAATTGGAAAAGGCCACATGAATGGTGTAATATATTCTCTGTTATCTGATACAGGGGATTTGAGGTTTCGAGACCTTGTAGGAAAAAAATCGTATGATGGGGGTTCTAGTGTCTGGATTGATGGGTTAGTCAAGAGTTTAGTGAGGGACACAGTGATTGGCATCCTCTTATGGGCCTTATATGAATTCATTAATGGTGGAACATAA
- the LOC101511542 gene encoding ethylene-responsive transcription factor ERF027-like has protein sequence MDGKPYPPPAVLPCIEVSSNSSPTPSASASSSSPSVRYRGTRCRSGKWVSEIREPRKTKRIWLGTYPTSEMAAAAYDVAALALKGPDTFLNFPNSILSYPIPASMSPTDIRAAAEAAAQARIVNVIRSSQSQQEEKEKENPSCFEGSNSDSGHQQQYIDEDELLNMPNLLDDMARGMQVSPPRITSFSNYSDHDNSPSNSDSGGGDNLWSYTF, from the coding sequence ATGGATGGAAAACCTTACCCTCCTCCTGCAGTACTGCCATGTATAGAAGTCTCATCTAATTCATCACCAACACCTTCAGCTTCAGCTTCATCTTCATCTCCATCAGTACGATACCGTGGAACACGTTGCCGGAGCGGAAAATGGGTATCGGAGATACGTGAGCCACGTAAAACGAAGCGCATTTGGTTAGGAACTTACCCTACATCTGAAATGGCTGCTGCTGCTTACGACGTTGCTGCTCTCGCTTTGAAAGGACCTGATACGTTTCTCAATTTTCCTAATTCAATTCTCTCTTATCCTATTCCTGCTTCAATGTCTCCAACTGATATTCGTGCTGCTGCTGAAGCTGCAGCACAAGCTAGAATCGTCAATGTAATCAGATCTTCTCAATCTcaacaagaagaaaaagaaaaagaaaacccTTCATGTTTTGAAGGATCTAATTCAGATAGTGGACATCAGCAACAATATATTGATGAAGATGAGTTGTTGAATATGCCAAATTTGTTGGATGATATGGCGAGAGGAATGCAGGTTAGTCCACCAAGGATCACTTCATTTTCTAATTATTCTGATCATGATAATTCACCCTCAAATTCTGATTCTGGAGGAGGAGATAATCTTTGGAGTTACACTTTTTGA